From the bacterium genome, the window TGAGCGAGGGTGCCGGGCGGCAGGAGCTCCAGGCGACCGAGGCTGCGCAAGCGGATGTCGTTCCTGTCCAGCTCCGCGCACTCGGACTCGAGCACGTCCTCGAGGAACTGCATGAGCGCCTTCACCTCGGCATCCGGCCGGCGCCAGTTCTCCATCGAGAAGGTGAAGAGGGTGAGGTGCTGGATGCCGATCCCGGCGGCCGCCTCGACGATCCGGCGCACGGCCTTGCGTCCCTCGCGGTGGCCCATGATGCGCGGCAGCATGCGTCGGCGCGCCCAGCGGCCGTTGCCGTCCATGATGACGGCGACGTGGGCCGGCGGGCCGCCCCGCTCGCGGATCTGGCGCTCGAGGGTGTCGGCCGCGGCCATGCGAACCTCAGACTTCCATGATCTCGGCGATCTTCTTGGCGAGCGCCGCGTCGATCTCGGCGACGAAGCGGTCGGTGAGCTTCTGGATGCCATCCGTGGCCCGCTTGAGCTCGTCCTCGGTCAGCGCCTGCTCCTTCTCCTGCTGCTTGGCCTGCTCGATGCCCGTGCGGCGCACGTTGCGCACGGCGACGCGCCCCTCCTCGGCGAGCTGCTTGACGCGCTTGACGAGATCCTTGCGCCGCTCCTCGGTGAGCGGCGGAATGTTGATGCGCAGCACGTTGCCGTCGTTCTGCGGCGTGAGGCCGATGTTGGCGGCGAGGATCGCCTTCTCGATCAGCCCGAGCATCTTCTTCTCCCAGGGGGAGACCGTGATCAGGCGCGCCTCGGGCACGGCCAGCGTGGCCACCTGGTTCAGCGGTGACGGCGTGCCGTAGTAGTCGACGCGGATGGAGTCGAGCAGAGCCGTGCTCGCGCGCCCGGCGCGGACCTGGGTGAATTCGTGCTCGGTGCTGCGGGCGGTCTTGCTCATGCGCTCTTCGATCTCGGCGAGCAGTGGGCTGGCCATCGTCTAGCTTGCCTCCTGGCTGACCAGGCTGCCCAGCGCTTCGCCGCGCAGGACCCGCGCCAGCGCGCCTGGTTGCGAAAAGTCGAAAACCCGGATCGGGATGCCGTTGTCGCGACAGAGCGCGAAGGCCGTGGCGTCCATCACCGCCAGACGGCGCTCGAGCACCTCGTCGAAGCTCAGGCGCGGCAGGCGGACGGCGCCGGGATCGCGGCGCGGATCGCTCGAGTAGACGCCGTCGACGGTGGTCGCCTTGAGCAGGCAGTCCGCGCCGACCTCGATCGCCCGCAGGGCGGCCGCTGTGTCCGTCGAGAAGAAGGGATGGCCGAGGCCGCCGGCGCTGAGGACGATCTCGCCGCCGTCGAGGGCCGCGCGGGCGAGTTCGCTCGTGTAGGGTTCGGCGAGGGGCGCGATCGGCGTCGCCGTCAGGACGCGAGCGGCGGCGCCGGCGGCCCGCAGGAGGGCGCCCAGAGCGATGGCGTTCATCGCCGTGGCCAG encodes:
- a CDS encoding ribosome recycling factor, with the protein product MASPLLAEIEERMSKTARSTEHEFTQVRAGRASTALLDSIRVDYYGTPSPLNQVATLAVPEARLITVSPWEKKMLGLIEKAILAANIGLTPQNDGNVLRINIPPLTEERRKDLVKRVKQLAEEGRVAVRNVRRTGIEQAKQQEKEQALTEDELKRATDGIQKLTDRFVAEIDAALAKKIAEIMEV
- the pyrH gene encoding UMP kinase, which encodes MATAAYQRVVLKLSGESLGAPDGQGLDFARARDLAAELAGLGGLGCGLLVVVGGGNLLRGRDARAAGLDAVQADRIGMLATAMNAIALGALLRAAGAAARVLTATPIAPLAEPYTSELARAALDGGEIVLSAGGLGHPFFSTDTAAALRAIEVGADCLLKATTVDGVYSSDPRRDPGAVRLPRLSFDEVLERRLAVMDATAFALCRDNGIPIRVFDFSQPGALARVLRGEALGSLVSQEAS